A segment of the Terriglobales bacterium genome:
GGCCCTGGCCTGCAGCGTCAGGTCCTGTGCGAGTTTGTATTTCAGCTCGGTCTCGGCCGGCAGGTCTTTCTTGCGTCCGGTGTAGACCTGCGTGCCGGCGCCGGCGCCCGCGCCGGCGAGCGCGCCGATGGCCGCGCCCTTGCCGCCCCCGAAGATGGCGCCCAGGATGGCGCCGATCGCGGCCCCGCCGCCTACGTACTTGGCGGTTCGCTTGTTGGCGCCCAACCCGCCCGGCGCCGTCGATTCCGATGGCGCGTTGGTGGTGAGCAGGTAGCTGCGGTTGTTCAGGCGCACCGAGCGCAGGTCGAGCACGGTGTCCTTGTTGTCGTCGCTCGCGACCGCCACCAGCGTGGCGGGCGTCCCGCGCGGGATGATGACCGCGCCCGTGTTGTCCATCACGTCTTCGCTGACCGTGGCGGAGAAGTTGGTGTTGCGCGCCGGCTTGGCCGGGATCTTCTGGTCGGTGCGCACCTTGATCTCGGTGCCGGATGCGATCGTGCGATTGGTCGGCGTCGTGGCGGCAGTGTTCGTCTGCGCCGCGCCCACCTGCGCCAGCAACAGCGCCAGCGGCAGCAGCAAAGCTTTGCGTAGGTTCATGGTGTTCCCCCGGGAAGTGGGCTTCTCCAGGGATAGATGAGGGTTTGCCGGCAGAAGAGGGCCGGGCGCCAGGAACCAGAAACCAGGAAACGGGAAACCGCCGCTACTCGTAGCGCAGGGCTTCGATGGGGTTCATGCGGGCGGCTTTGAGGGCGGGCCAGAAGCCGGAGGTCAGGCCCACGATGGTCAGCACGATGAACGAGACGGTCATGACCATCATGGAGGGCCGGAGGAAGATGTCGCCTTCGTTGTTGGCGGTCTTGTAGAGGTCGCTGTAGAGCGGCATGGGCGGGATGGCGTAGGCGAGCGCGTACGACACGATCACGCCGATCACGCCGCCGATGAAGGTGAGCACCAGCGCCTCGATGAGGAACTGCACCAGGATGTGGCGCGGGCGCGCGCCCAATGCCTTGCGCAGCCCGATCTCGCGCGTCCGCTCGGTCACCGAGACCAGCATGATGTTCATCACGCCCACGCCGCCCACGCCCAGCGTGAGCGCCCCGATCATTCCGAGCAGCACGTTCAGCCCGATGGTGAAGTTGCGCAGTTCGGCGGAGTCTTCGATCGTGTCCCACGCGGGCACGGCCTTCTCGTCCTTGGGGTCGAACTGGTGGAGGCGGCCCAGCACGGTGCGCGCCGCCAGGATGGCTTCCTTGTTCTCGCGCGGGTGGACCGGCTGGAACAGGATCATGTCGGGATCGCGGAAGTCGAGCAGCTCTTTCGCGGTCTGGTACGGCATGAAGACGCAGTTGTTGTCCTGGCAGTTGTTGGAAGAGTCCTGGATCTTGCGCCGCAGCACCCCGATGACCTCGAAGGTCTGGCCGTTGACGGTGGCGGTCGCGCCCAGCGCGGGACGGTTCCCCCAGATCTTCTTCGCCGCGTCCGGCCCGACGACCATCACGTTGCGATGCTCGAGGTAGTCGCTCTCGTTGAAGTAGCGGCCCTCCTCGATGTCGAGCCGCCGCATCGGCCCGTAGGGCAGGTCCACGGCCTTCACCATGTTGCTGACGACCCGGGTGCCGACCTTGAACCCGACCGCGTCGTCGGTCTCGGCGCTCACCGCCTTGATGAGCGGTACTTCCTCGCGGATAGCCTCGACGTCCTCATACTTGAATCGGACGCGGCGGCCGGCGCGCTGCCCGCCCGCCTGCATCGAGGTCTGGCCTCCCCAAAGGTGGACGACGGCGTTGCCGATGCCCTGGTCGGCGATGACGATCTCCTTGCCCAGGCCCTCGCCGTAGCCGAGCAGCAGCACGACCGACGCCAGCCCCCACACGATCCCCAGCATCGTCAGCACGGAGCGCAGGCGATTGCGATTCAGCGAGTGCCAGCCCTGCGCGACGATCTCCTTGAGGAAGAACATAGCAGTCTCTCAGCGAGCTCCCCTCGCCGGATCACCGAAACTCGATGTCTCCCGATCCCGTGCGGACGTAGACCAGATTGCCGCCGTTGCGTACTTTGCCATGAAGCGCGTGCTTCTGGAAG
Coding sequences within it:
- a CDS encoding ABC transporter permease, producing the protein MFFLKEIVAQGWHSLNRNRLRSVLTMLGIVWGLASVVLLLGYGEGLGKEIVIADQGIGNAVVHLWGGQTSMQAGGQRAGRRVRFKYEDVEAIREEVPLIKAVSAETDDAVGFKVGTRVVSNMVKAVDLPYGPMRRLDIEEGRYFNESDYLEHRNVMVVGPDAAKKIWGNRPALGATATVNGQTFEVIGVLRRKIQDSSNNCQDNNCVFMPYQTAKELLDFRDPDMILFQPVHPRENKEAILAARTVLGRLHQFDPKDEKAVPAWDTIEDSAELRNFTIGLNVLLGMIGALTLGVGGVGVMNIMLVSVTERTREIGLRKALGARPRHILVQFLIEALVLTFIGGVIGVIVSYALAYAIPPMPLYSDLYKTANNEGDIFLRPSMMVMTVSFIVLTIVGLTSGFWPALKAARMNPIEALRYE